AAGTTTTAGCTTGGAAAATATAAAAAATATTTTCACAGGGCGCCTTATTGTAATAATGCGAACTTTTATACCTCCTAACCTCCTATTTTTTAAGAAGTCATTTTTTGGCCCCTTTATTTTTAGGGTTTTCCTATTTTTCTACCTTTCCTATATTTCCAGTCTTTGTTCATTGCAAATATTTCTTTTTCATATATATCTTCATACTTTTTTTGTATTTTTATTTTTTTAATTTTCTAATTTTTTACTTATATTTTTCATTTTTCACAATATATTATTTTTTTATTCATACAGTTATTTTTCATATATTTATTCCTCATTCTTCTCTACCATTACATTTCCCTTTCATAGTTGAAATACGATTATTTTTATAATGTTTATTCTTAGTTTTTATCTCATTAAAAAAACTATATATTTTTCTTTATACTCAAGAAAATTATATTAATATTAAAAACTTTATATACTATTAAAATTTATTTTTAGGTACAAAAAAAAGGAACCCTAATTATTTAAGGTTCCTCATCATATTTATCTTATTCTATTTTCTAACTTGTCCATTACCAAATATTACATACTTAGTAGTAGTCAATTCCTTCAGCCCCATTGGCCCTCTTGCATGAAGTTTTTGAGTACTGATACCTATCTCAGCACCAAAACCAAACTGTCCTCCATCTGTAAATCTTGTAGAAGCATTTACATATACAGCTGCTGCATCTATTTCATTTAAAAATCTTTGAGCATTTGAATAATCCTCTGTTATTATAGACTCAGAATGTTTAGTTCCATATTTTCCTATATGTTCTATTACCTCATCTAAAGTTTTTACAGTTTTTACAGCAAGTATATAGTCTTCATATTCTGTAGCCCAATCCTCTTCTGTTGCTTCTTTAGATTCAAGAATATATTTATTTACTGTTTCATCTCCTCTTATCTCTACATTTCTATCAAGCAGCTCTTTTCCCATTACAGGAAGCAATTCTGCTGCTATATCTTCATGTACAAGTATAGTTTCTACTGCGTTACAGACTCCAGGTCTTTGAGTTTTAGCATTAATTATTATATCTACAGCTTTTTTCAAATCTCCACTCTTATCCACATATATATGACAGTTTCCTATTCCTGTCTGAATACATGGAATAGTACTATTATTGATAACTGTATTGATCAGTCTAGCACTTCCTCTAGGAATAAGTACATCTATATATTCATTAGCCTTCATAAGTTCTGCTGCTTTTTCATGGCTTGTGTCTTCTAAAATTTGTACTGTATCTTCTGAAAGTCCAGCTTCCCTTAACACTCCTTTAAATACACTCACAATAGCTATATTTGTTTTTATTGCTTCCTTTCCACCTCTTAAAATAACGGCATTTCCACTTTTTAAGCAAAGTCCAAAAGCATCTGCTGCAACATTAGGACGTGATTCAAATATTATAGCTACCACTCCTAAAGGAACTCTTTTCTGCTGAATTATCAAACCATTTGGAAGTGTTTTTCCATATACGTATTCACCAACTGGGTCATTGAGCATAGCTATTTCTCTCAATCCTGTTGCCATATCTTCTATTCTCTTCTCTGTTAATGTAAGTCTATCTATAAAGGATTGTTTTACTCCGTTCTTTAAAGCATTTTTTACATCTTCTTTATTTATTTCAATTATTCTTTCTTTATTTCTTATTAAAGCATCAGCTGATTTTTGAAGTATATCATTTTTTACTCCAGTAGGAAGCTGAGCTGTCTTTATAGAAGCTTTTTTAGCAGCTTCTCCTATTTTTGATATTTCCATTATATCTCCTCCAAAGCTACGCAATCAAAAACTGTTCCCACATCTTCCCCTGATATTAATCTCTCTATTAGTAAAGGGTTAGAACCATCTAATATAGCCATCACTACTCCATTATCACAACATTCTCTTGCTGCCAGAAGTTTTGTTTCCATTCCTCCAACACTGAATTCGCTTCCCTTTTCTCCACCCATTTTCATTATTTCATCAGTAACTTTTTCTACATATGCTATTCTTTGAGCATCAGGATTAGTTTTAGGGTTAGAATTATACAATGCATCTATATCTGTAAGTATAATCAAAAGGTCAGCCTTCAACAGAGAAGCTACACTTGCAGAAAGTCTGTCATTATCACTGAATTCTATTTCAAATGTAGATATAGTATCATTTGCATTAACTATTGGGATAACTCCATATTCTAACAATGTTTCAAATGTATTGTTAGTATTAGTTTTTCTTTCTCCCTCTTTAAAATCATCTTTTGTCAAAAGTATTTGAGCTGTTTTCTGGCTGTACTCACCAAAAAAGTTTTGATATATATGCATAAGTTCAGCCTGTCCTACTGCCGCTGCTGCTTGTTTTTCTCTAGTTTCCTTAGGTCTTGTTTTAAAATCAAGCTTTTTAGATCCTACTCCTATAGCTCCTGATGTTACAAGGACTACATCTCTTCCTTGATTTCTTAAGTCACTAAGTCCCCATGCAAGCTTATTTAAAAGGCTTAGATTAAGATTCCCATTTGCATAAGTCAATGTAGATGTTCCAACTTTAATTACTATCCTTTTAGCATTTTTTACTCTTTCTTTTATATCTCTATTCATTTCAGCTGTCACCCCTCTTTAACATTTCATTTAATGATACTATTATACTAAATATTTGTAGATTTTGCACATTTATTTTTATTTTTCTACTTAAGCAATAAAATATTTTTTAAATTCAAAAAATAAAAAAAGCAACTCAAAAGCAAAAGTAAATCTAACCTAGCTTTTAGTTACTCAGATATTATTAAAAAAATGGTGCAGAAGAAGAGATTTGAACTCTCACGGGGGCACCCCCACTGCCGTCTGAAGACAGCGCGTCTACCATTCCGCCACTTCTGCATAACTACTGGTAGTATATACCCATTAATATAAAAATTCAAGTATTTTTTCTAAATATTTAAAAGAGAGTAAGGCTGTATTTCTAACAGCTCAAACAAAAATTCTGAAAAGAAAAAGGAGTTGTTCAAATAAATGATTAAAAATCATCAATTTACAACAACCCCACTACAAACAATTATTTACCTATTTTTTAATTGATGGTTCTACATGAGCATAATCTCCATCTTTTCTTTTATATACTATATTCATTTCTCCAGTTTCACAGTTAGTAAATGGATAGAATACTCTATTTAATAATTCAAGTTGAAGTATAGCTTCTTCTATATCCATTGGTTTTGGAGGAAGATAAACTTTAACTACATTTACTGCTGCTTCTTTTTCAACTGTATTAGTTTCAGGATTATATTTTATTTTTTTAACTCCTGGAACCTGTCCATAATTTATTGCTCTTTTTTCTTTGTGTTTTTTAAGTTGTGCTTCTATAATATCAGAAACTTGGTCAATAGCTGCATATAAGTCAGTATCTGTACAAGAAGCTTTTAAAGTACTTCCACTGAGATATGCTAATACTTCAGCTGTATGACTGCTTCCAGTTTTAGTTCTCACTGCTGATAAGCTAACATCTAATTCTATGATACTATCGTGATACTTTTCAACCCTCCCTAGTTTAGTTTCCGCATACTTTTTGATTGCATCAGTTACAACTAATTGTTTTCCATGGATAGACATTTTCATAATACCACTTCCTTTTAAGTCCGCAAGTTCTCTTTGCTTTGTATAATATTATACTTCCTTTTTAACAGATTTCCTCTTTTTGTATAAAAATTTTAAAAAATTTTTTAATCATCTGTTAAATGCAGAATACCTTTTTTAAGATAGAGTTTTTTATCAGATATTTTTGCTAAATCTTTTGAATGTGTAACCACTATTATGGTCTGCTTCCTATTTTTATTAATATCTCTCAGTATATCAAAAATTGTTTCACTTGTTTCTTCGTCCAGATTCCCTGTAGGTTCGTCAGCTAGAAGTATCTTAGGGGAATTAATAAGAGCTCTGGCTATTGCCACCCTTTGCTTTTCCCCTCCAGATAGTTGAGATGGTTTGTGTTTTACCCTGTCTTTTAGCCCCACTGCCTCTAATATTTCCATGGCTCTTTTTCCACTTCTTTTCTATTTTTAAAATCATTCACCAAAGCTGGAAGCATTACATTTTCCAAGGCAGTAAATTCTGGCAGAAGATAGTGAAATTGAAATACAAATCCCAGCATACCATTTTTTAATATATCTTTTTTTTCTTCAGAAAGTTTTTCTACTTCCTGTCCACCAATATATATTTTCCCACCATCTATTTTATCCAACAGACCAATTATATTTAAAAGAGTGGACTTCCCTGATCCTGACCTTCCAAGTATCGAGATAAATTCTCCCTCTTCCACTGTTAAACTTAGATTTCTTATAATATGAAGTTTATCTATATTCCCACTATAATATTTTTCTATATTTTCTAATTTCAATATCTCTCTACTCATGTCTTAATGCCTCCACAGTTTCCATTCTAGCTGCTCTGTATGCTGGAAAGACACTTGATACAAAAATTATTCCAATATTAGCCCCGATTATTACTCCTATTTCCTTAATTGATATCTCAACAGGTATCTTTGTCAGGTAATATATAGAAGTTATAAAAGCTAACGTATAATTTTTTATATACCACAAGAAGCATAGAGCGATAACTGTTCCTATTATTATCCCTGCTATTCCCAAAAGCATTCCCTGAATAAGGAAAATTTTCATTATGCTTTTTCTGGAAAATCCCATTGATCTCATTATACCAATATCTTTTATCTTTTCTCTAACCAGCATATTCAAAGTAACCCATACTACAAATCCTGCTATTATTACTATTAAAGAAAATACCATTATCATAACAGTCTTTTCCAGTGATAAGGCAGAAAGGAGATTTCTATTGAGATCTCCCCATGTTCTTGAAAATATTTTTGTTTCAGTCATTATTTTATCAGCAATTTCTGGAGCTTTGTATGGATCATTTAATGTTACATCTATTTTATTTACAGTATCACCACTGTATACAAGATATTGAGCAGCCTTCAATGGAAGTATTATCATATTTATATCATAGTCATAATACCCACTCTGAAAGACTCCCTCTATTTTAAATTTTATCTCTTTATTTTCTGATGAGATTATTGTTACTTCATCTCCAAGAGAAGCTCCAATATTTTTAAATAATTCTTTTCCTATGAGGATTCCATTCATTTTATCAGGTGAAATGCTTCCTTCTACAATCTTTTTATCTAGATTCATAGCTTTTTAGCACTTTCTAAATCAAAGCCTTCTATCTTTACTCCTGATATATATCCTCCATATATTCCATTATATTTGAAGATACCCTGAGTTTCTATACTGGGAACAGCTCCCTTTACTCCAGGAATTTTTTCTATTCTTTCTTTTAAATCATTATAATCTGATAACTTATCTCCATTCTCTACCAGTACATGACTTGTCATGGAAAGAATGCTGCTTATCATATTTTTATCCAATCCATTGGCTATTCCAATAGAAACTATTAAAACTATTACTCCAATTGCTATTCCTAAAGTCGAGATAAGACTCTGTCTTTTTCTCTCAAATATATGTTTCTTCGCTATAAAAAACTCTACCATTTTACTTCCTTCCTGCTCTGTTTTTCACTATTTCAAATTTTACTTTTTCTGTTTCGCCATTTTCAGCGACTACTGTTAATTCATATTCTCCTGCTTTCAGAGAAAGACTTTTTTCTCTGTCCTTATCTCTTCCTATATATTCCTTATTTATATACCAGTAAAGATTCTGTTTTTTTACATTTGCCACTTTTACTATGACACTCTTTTCTCCATCAAAATCTTTTGGTATAACTATTTTCAGATTATTTATTGGATATATGAATTTTACACTTTTTTCTTTGATTTTGCTACTAAAAATATTTGAAACATCCATATTCTGTCTTATGAAATAGTTTATTATCTCAATAGGATAGTTGAGAACTACCTTTTCTTGTCTCTCAGTAAAATCTTCACTTCGTGAATCTATTTCTTCTCCATCCTTATTTAGAAAAACTTTCTTGTAATATGGGGAAAGTTTCAAAGGTTTTGCTCCTTTAGGATAAAGTATTTCTTTTGTTGGTACATCAAATTTCACTCTATATCCAGTTTCTCTATCTACTTTTAAGATTTCAAAATCTTCTTCTGGCAGCTTAAATAAAGCAGTTTTTTTAGGCAAAGTATTGAATACATTAAATAAAAGTTTTCCTGCACTGACTACTCCTGACAAATTGCTGTTGCCTTCACCAGTAAAATTTCCTACCCATACTACCACTGTCCAGTCTGGAGTAACCCCAGCTGCCCAGCCATCTCTTCTTCCGTAGCTTGTTCCAGTTTTCCATGAAACAGGATTTTTTTCTCTATACATACTTTCAAGTCCTGGTCTTTCCAACTGTCTTATAGTATCCAGTGTAAGATAAGCTGCCCCTCTGGATATCAACTGGTTTCCTTTTTCCTCCTGTCTATCTCTTATATATTTCAATTCTTTAAAATTCCCATAATTTCCCAATCCTGTATATAGTTTAGCTATATTTTCCACACTGAGTTCTTTAGTACCAAGTATAAGAGAAAGTCCATATCTTGAAGGATTATTATCCTTGAAGTCTAAAACTTCTTTCAAAAAATAGAAAAACCTCTCATCTTTATATTCCTTCAATAGTGATACAAATGGAATATTTAATGATTTTATAAGTGCTTCTCTCATTTCAATCAAGCCATAATATTTTTTACTGGCATTCTGAGGACTGAAATTTGAAAAATATAGTGGAATGTCAGGTATTTTTGATTCTGGAGCAGCTATTCCCTCATCTATTACCAAAGCATAAAGAAAAGGCTTTAAAACAGATCCTGGAGATCTTTTAGCTATTACTCCATCTACCTGTCCATTAGTAGAAAAATCATAAAAATTTTGTGAACCTATATATACTTTTACCTCATAAGTTTTATTATCTACTACTAATACAGCTGCATTTCCTATTCCTTCACCTTTTAAATATTCAGAATAATCCTTTACAACCTTTTCTATTTTTTCTTGAAGCTGGCTGTTGATAGTACTGCTGATTATTTTTTCACTGCTCTCCTGTGTTAATCTTCTTGTAAGATGAGGGGCAAGAGATTTAAATTTATATCTTTTTTCAGGAATAGGCTCCATCTTAGATAAAGTATACTGCTTTTCGTCAATAACTCCTCTTTCAAGCAGTTTTTTCAAAAGAGCATTTCTTTTATTTATAAGCCTATCTCTATTTTTTTCCACATGCATAAGTCCGGGAGAATTAGGGAGCACTGCTAACAGTGCCCCCTCTGCCCAAGTAAGTTCATTTGGATTTTTTTGAAAATATAGAAGTGAAGCTGTTTTATAACCTACAATATTTCCACCATAAGGAGCATTATTTAAATACATTGATAAAATTTCATCTTTAGTAAATTCTTTTTCTATCTTTAATGCATAAATCATCTCTCTGTATTTATTAAAATAACTCCTTTGCTTTGGTTCAAGAACTTTTGCTACCTGCATAGTTACAGTGCTTGCTCCTGTTCTTCTTCTCTGAAGTACATTATCTCTCACAGCTCTGACCACTGCCTTCATATCTACCCCTTTATGAGAGTAGAAATTTTTATCTTCATAATTCAAAACTGCTTCTCTTAATTTTTCAGGTACTTTATCTGTACTTTTCAAATGCCATTGTTCATTTTTATTGAGATAGACTCCCAGAATATCATCTTTATCATCTAACACTACCTGACTGTATCTATCTTCAAATGTACTCTGTATCTTTTTAGTATCATATTTTAAATATGTCCATGAGGTAAATAAAATTCCACTTAGAACAATCCCTGAAAATATCAGATATCTTTTTTTCATTATTTAACCTCTACTTCAAATCCTTTTAGGTAAGCTTCGTAATTTTTATCATACATAGCTTCTGCCATAGTTCCTGGGAATTTATATTTTCCTACTGTTACAGTATTTACTTTAATAAAGAAGCTGTTTCCTGTTCTGTTGTAGTTATCAAAGTCAAAGAACCACATTACTCTGTCATCTCTGATATCCTCATAATCTATATTAGTATTTGACATTCTGCTTTTTACCCATTCTGGATACTGTTGTTTCAATGCTCTTACATTTTCTATTTCCCAACCTGTAGGAAGAACTTGTGTCAATGCTACTTCATTAATATAGAAATATCCTCTTACATTGTCAGCAGGAAGTACTTTTACCTCCAGCCAAAATGTTGTTCCTGAAGTTAAAGATTTAGGATCTATTTCTGCTCCGTTTATATCATAGAATTTTCTTTCTATCTTGATATTTTTAGCAATATTTTCACCTTCATAATTTACAGGAACTCCTTCCCAATAGTAGTTAACAAACATATCTTTTGAATTTCCAGAAACTATTTTGATATTTCCTACTTTATCAGAAATTGATTCTGTATAAATTCCATTCTTAGTTGTAAATCTTTTTAACTGTCCATCTATTTCTATAGTTCCAGATACTTCTTCTTTAGCTCCTGATTTTACCATTTCAGCTATAGTCATCAAAGAATACCCTGTACTTTGAGTAGACAGCCAGCTTTGTGATTGAAGTGCCTGAAGTATATCATTATATAATTTTTCTTCTATTTTTCCATATACTTTGTAGTATGCTCCAAGTATGATAGCTTTATCTCTCAAATTAGAACCATAAGAATATCTATAGTAATCATGATCATATTCAGGTACAGTTATTGGAAGTGAATTAGCAATATCTACTGCCATCTTATCTTCTCCAATCAATTTATATGCTGCTGCCATATACCATTTACTTGTTATAGAAAGACTTCCCATATAATTTTCATATATAAGATTCATTTCACTTATTTCAGGAGAACCAGCTGATGCTAACAAATATAAAGTATATGCTTTTCTATCTAAATCTGCTCCTGCTATTTTACTTTGCTTCTTACTGAAATCCAGCCATCTGCTGTACATATCTTCTGGTACATAGTATCCATTTTCTTTTGCACTTATTAAAAACTGTCCTATATAGTTAGTTACCCATAAATCTGCATCTCTATTTCCTGGCCAGTATGCAAATGAACCATCATAAAGCTGGAATTTTGATAATCTAGTAATACCTGAATTAATGTTAGCAGTTATTCTCTTCTTATCAAAAGCATTTTCAGAAGACAGCTCTTTTATAAATAATTGAGGAAGTACACTTGATGTAGTCTGTTCTGCACAACCATATGGATATCTGATAAGCCATTTAAGTCTTTGATCTATAGCCAGTATAGGTGAACTTGATATAGTCAATGTACTTTCTACGCTTCCTTCTATCGAATCTTTTGGTGCATTGAATGTAACTTCCTTTCCACCTGGTACAGTCTTTATGTCATTCAAATAAATATATGGATTATTTGAATTTATATCTATATCAGTGACCTCTTCATAATTATATTTATTAGACTTTGCATTTATAGTTATTTTATCTGCTCCTATTTTATTTGGAACTTTTTCTGTAAAATATACTGTCTTCTTCTCTTTATTTTTCAAAGTGAATTTTTCAGTTTTTGTTTCTCCATTGAAATTGATGCTTACAGTTATCTCTCCAAGGTCATCTTCCAAGGCAAAAATTTCTACTGGAACCTTAAATTCATCTCCAACCTTTAATGTTCTTGGAAGTGAAGCATTCATAACTATTGGCGCTTTTACAGTAATTGTAGATTCAGCTCTTCCATACATTCCCTTATCTGCTCCAATTACCATAACTCTTACAGAGCCCATATAGTTAGGCATTGTAAATTCTACTTCCCCTTCTCCCTTGTCATTAGTAGTAAGAACTCCTTTAAACATTGCCACTGGTTTAAATCTTTGAGCCTCTTCAAGTCCCATCTGTTTATTTCTAGCTTTATCCATTGCTGACATTTCAGATAGGAATTCTCCTCCTCCAGTCTTCAATACTTGATGTACCTCTCCAAAAGTTTTTCCAATAATTTCATTATAGTTATCATAAGTCAATATTTGAAGAGCTTCTTTCTGATAAAAATAATTCCAAGGATCTGGAGTTTTAAATGCTGTTATATCTAAAAGTCCTTCATCTACGACTGCTACTGTATATTCCATTGGAGTACCAGCTTTATTTTTAACTTTTACACTGAATTTTTCATTTGGTCTTAATTCTTTTGGTGTATTCAATTCTAAATTAAGTTTAGTAGCCTCATTTTTTACCATTAGAGGTACTGCACCATATAATCTTAATGGTCTGTCATTTGTGAAGTTGTTATAGTCTTGGAATAAAGAGATACTTACATAGGCATTAGGGAACATTCCCTCAGTAATTTCTATTTCTTCCTCATTTTTGATGTTATTAACATCTTTCCAATATCTTTTTACTATTTGACCAGATTTTTCTATAGTTATAAGAGCTTTAGCTCCCTTTTCTCCTTCATATATAATCTTAGCTTTATCACCTATATTGTAAGATTTTTTGTCAGTTTCCATTTTAAGTTTATCCACTTTTTTACTTACACTAGGATCCATCCAAGTACTTACATAAAGATTTACCCCAGTACTTTGTTCAGTTTCTAAGTCTTCAACTTCTACAAATATTTCTCCTGTTCCATCTATTGGGTAATCTATAATATATGGTTTATCTCCTGAAACAAACTCCTGCTCATGAACAAAAGTAGTATTTGTATCTGTTTTTATTGATTTCAGGAAAATTCCATAATCATTATAGTCCCACCACCAAGAATACTCATTCTTGTATATTCTATATTTCATTCTTCTTCCAGAAACAAGTTTTTCTCCATCACTTGATACTGCTATGACTTGAAGATTTACTTTATCTCCACTCTTCATATATCTGTCAGATGGAATTTCCATTCCTACATATGTATCAAATTTTTTCAATGTTACAACACTTCTGTCTAAAACAGGTCTTCCTCCTGTTTCTAACACTTTAGTAGTGATAGTTCCTGTTAAGTTTATATTCTTAGGAGTAACCTTAGCTATATCAAAGTTTATAGTTCCTTTTCCCTCGCTGTTTAGTACCCCTTCTTTATAATCTCTATGATAAAAATTGTACGATGTAGGATTTGTAAAAGTATAGTTTTTAAATTTTTCAAATCTTATATTTTCTTCTCTTATCTGCAATTCACTGTTAAATCTGAGGTCGCTTCCTGGTGCACCAAAAAGATAATCAGAAGCAACTTTTACTTCAAAATTATTTGTTTCATTTATATCCACTACTTTAGGTGCATCAACATTAACCTTTATTTTATATGGAACTATAGTTTCCACAGGAATATCTTTTCTAAATGTAGTGCTTCCTACCTGAGCTTCTACTCTCCAGATACCAGTTTCAGAATCTAAATTAGTTTTGAAAGAATATGTATAAAAACCATTTTTTCCATTATTTAAAACATAATTTTCTACAAACTTTTTCCCAGTTGGAGTATAGATATTTAATTTAACAGGGTGATTTTCTGGAAAACTATTGTCACCATTTCTAGCTATTATAGAAAGATATATGTCATCTCCTGGTCTATATATTCCTCTGTCTGTATACATAAAACTTTTTACACCTGCAGTTGCATATATACCATCTACAGCAAAACCATCATATGATAAAAGAGAATCGTTTAATTTTAATATAGATTTCTCTTCTCCCAACTCACTGACAATATAGAAAATCTTATCTTTTCCATCAAAAGTTACTTCTCCATTTTCATCAGTAGTTTTTTCTTCTATCAGCTGATTATTAAAAGTTACTGCCTTTACTTTGGCACCTTTTACAACGCTGTTTTTTGCAACATCAGTAACAGTTACCAGATATTGATCTTTAGTTTTTTGTGCCAAAATTCCCATATCTGAAAGTAAAATTACTTTTCCTATTTTTCCATTATTCTCAAAGAAGCTGTATTGCTGCCAACTTTCTACACCTTCAGGAAAAGTATAGTCTATCCCATCTTTATCAAATGATAATTCTACTATAAAAAATCCCTTATATTCTACAAGACTTCCTAATTCAATTTCAGTCTGAATCCATTTATTTTTAAGATTATTTAATTCATATTCCTTTTCAAAGAGAACATCTCCTATTCTATAAAAATCTCCCTGCATTGCATAATTAAATACATTTCCATTTCCTTTAAATACAAGATTTTGTAAAAATTGAGTTGTATTATTTTCATAAACTTTCTTAACTTTTACATTTACTTTTTTTACATTAAGAGATTTAAAACTTATTCTTTTATCATTTACAGCTGGAAGTATTATTCCTTCATTTGAAAAAGCTATTTTAGGTTCTATCTCTCTAAAAGCTACTGTTGTATTAAAGTCTTCCTTTAATACAGTTCCATTTTTAGATTTTAAACCTTTCAAAATCCCTATTTGATATGTTTCCCCAGTAGAAAAATCACCTCTTATGATTATTTTATTTTTCATTTTGATTATATCAAAACCTGTTTCACCATCAACTTTTATGTAAGCGTCTATATCACTATTAAGTCCTATTTCGTCAGAAAGAGTTATTTCAATATTAGGTTTTTCCCCTGATGAAGTTGACACCTCCAAAATTTTCAACTCTGTTTCCTTTGCCGGTGGTGTCACCACTGTATTTTCTGTTTTTACTACTTCTATTGTTGTTTTTGGTTCAGTTGTTTGTTCTGGTGTTTTACCTCCCTCATTGCACCCAAGCATAGTCAATAAAACAAGAAATGCCAATATTTTTTTCATCGTAACCTCCTTAATGTTCTAACTAAATAATGACTTAATTAAAATTTCTCTTAATTTTTCTGAACTTATATCTATATTTAATTTATTTTTTAAGTCTTCCAGTTTAGATTCTTCCAGATATTTATCTTCAACTATACTTTCTAGTCTTATAATCTCCATATCTTCATCTGAAAAACTATTTATAACCTTTAAAAATTCTTCCCCATAGTTTTTAAACTTCTGGTTTCCTATTCCTCTTATTTTCAACATATCCCATCTGTTTTTAGGTTTTTTCTCTGCCAGTTCCATAAGTGTTAAATCTGAGAATACTATATATGGAGCTACTTTTTCTCTTTCAGCTATTTCATTTCTTAATTGATTTAAGTTTTCAAATAGTGGATCTTCATAATAATCAAATGTTACTTTTTCATCTATTCTTCTGAAAACAGAAGTTTCATTTTTTAAAACTTTCCTTGCCCTCTCATTAAGTCTGAGAACTGGAAAACTTCCTGCACTTTGCTCAAGATATCCATCTGATATTAAAAAATTTATAAATTCTTCAATCCATTCCCTTTCTCTTTCCTGCATTATTCCAAAAGTAGATAATTTGTGATATTCTTTCTTATCCATTTTTGTATCTGATTTTCCTACGAGAATATTTGTCAAAGTGGATATTCCTATACTTTCCTTTGCTCTTCCTATACAAGAAAGTATTTTTTGAGCTTCCACAGTAAGATCTTCAACATTTTTAAAAGATTTACAGTTTCCACATTTTCCACAATAATTTTTTATTCTTTTATCTCCAAAATACTTTAATATATATTCTCTATAGCAGCTTTCAAGATAGGCGTATTCCACCATCTTATCAAGTTTTTCTCTCTTTTCTTTTTTTAAACTATTTTCAGTTTCCTCATTCATTTCTATAAGATATTCCTGTGTGCCTACATCTTCTTCAAAATACATTAAAACTGCTTCAGCAGGAGCTCCATCTCTCCCAGCACGTCCAGCTTCCTGATAATAACTCTCCATATCTTTTGGAATATTTCTATGAAGTACAAATCTTACATTGGATTTATCTATTCCCATACCAAAGGCATTGGTTGCTATCATTATTTTTATCTCATCTTTAATGAACTTTTCCTGAAAATCTTTTCTTTCTTTTTCTGTAAGTCCTGCATGATATTTTCCAACACTAAATTCTCTAAGTTCAAGATAGGCATACAGACTGTCTACTTCTTTTCTAGTAGAAGCATAAATTATTCCAGATTTTTT
Above is a window of Fusobacterium varium DNA encoding:
- a CDS encoding Alpha-2-macroglobulin family N-terminal region; the protein is MKKILAFLVLLTMLGCNEGGKTPEQTTEPKTTIEVVKTENTVVTPPAKETELKILEVSTSSGEKPNIEITLSDEIGLNSDIDAYIKVDGETGFDIIKMKNKIIIRGDFSTGETYQIGILKGLKSKNGTVLKEDFNTTVAFREIEPKIAFSNEGIILPAVNDKRISFKSLNVKKVNVKVKKVYENNTTQFLQNLVFKGNGNVFNYAMQGDFYRIGDVLFEKEYELNNLKNKWIQTEIELGSLVEYKGFFIVELSFDKDGIDYTFPEGVESWQQYSFFENNGKIGKVILLSDMGILAQKTKDQYLVTVTDVAKNSVVKGAKVKAVTFNNQLIEEKTTDENGEVTFDGKDKIFYIVSELGEEKSILKLNDSLLSYDGFAVDGIYATAGVKSFMYTDRGIYRPGDDIYLSIIARNGDNSFPENHPVKLNIYTPTGKKFVENYVLNNGKNGFYTYSFKTNLDSETGIWRVEAQVGSTTFRKDIPVETIVPYKIKVNVDAPKVVDINETNNFEVKVASDYLFGAPGSDLRFNSELQIREENIRFEKFKNYTFTNPTSYNFYHRDYKEGVLNSEGKGTINFDIAKVTPKNINLTGTITTKVLETGGRPVLDRSVVTLKKFDTYVGMEIPSDRYMKSGDKVNLQVIAVSSDGEKLVSGRRMKYRIYKNEYSWWWDYNDYGIFLKSIKTDTNTTFVHEQEFVSGDKPYIIDYPIDGTGEIFVEVEDLETEQSTGVNLYVSTWMDPSVSKKVDKLKMETDKKSYNIGDKAKIIYEGEKGAKALITIEKSGQIVKRYWKDVNNIKNEEEIEITEGMFPNAYVSISLFQDYNNFTNDRPLRLYGAVPLMVKNEATKLNLELNTPKELRPNEKFSVKVKNKAGTPMEYTVAVVDEGLLDITAFKTPDPWNYFYQKEALQILTYDNYNEIIGKTFGEVHQVLKTGGGEFLSEMSAMDKARNKQMGLEEAQRFKPVAMFKGVLTTNDKGEGEVEFTMPNYMGSVRVMVIGADKGMYGRAESTITVKAPIVMNASLPRTLKVGDEFKVPVEIFALEDDLGEITVSINFNGETKTEKFTLKNKEKKTVYFTEKVPNKIGADKITINAKSNKYNYEEVTDIDINSNNPYIYLNDIKTVPGGKEVTFNAPKDSIEGSVESTLTISSSPILAIDQRLKWLIRYPYGCAEQTTSSVLPQLFIKELSSENAFDKKRITANINSGITRLSKFQLYDGSFAYWPGNRDADLWVTNYIGQFLISAKENGYYVPEDMYSRWLDFSKKQSKIAGADLDRKAYTLYLLASAGSPEISEMNLIYENYMGSLSITSKWYMAAAYKLIGEDKMAVDIANSLPITVPEYDHDYYRYSYGSNLRDKAIILGAYYKVYGKIEEKLYNDILQALQSQSWLSTQSTGYSLMTIAEMVKSGAKEEVSGTIEIDGQLKRFTTKNGIYTESISDKVGNIKIVSGNSKDMFVNYYWEGVPVNYEGENIAKNIKIERKFYDINGAEIDPKSLTSGTTFWLEVKVLPADNVRGYFYINEVALTQVLPTGWEIENVRALKQQYPEWVKSRMSNTNIDYEDIRDDRVMWFFDFDNYNRTGNSFFIKVNTVTVGKYKFPGTMAEAMYDKNYEAYLKGFEVEVK